In Streptomyces sp. NBC_01439, the following are encoded in one genomic region:
- the glp gene encoding molybdotransferase-like divisome protein Glp, with protein sequence MSSSAPQHPRLAGGHRLWSVDEHLADVLSAVRPLEPIELQLLDAQGCVLVEDVTVPVALPPFDNSSMDGYAVRTADVQGASEEFPAVLTVVGDVAAGSGELPTVGPGEAARIMTGAPLPPGAEAVVPVEWTDGGTGGGAAAGMTPASAAPEHAGGEVRVHRAAEARAHVRARGSDVQAGDLALAAGTVLGPPQIALLAAIGRGTVRVRPRPRVVVLSTGSELVQPGEALTSGTIYDSNSFALAAAARDAGAIAYRVGAVADDADTLRATIEDQLIRADLLVTTGGVSVGAYDVVKEALSSVGDFAEGADGGAARGADGGRMDFRKLAMQPGKPQGFGTIGPDHTPLLALPGNPVSSYVSFELFVRPVIRTLMGLPESEVRRPSVRAVLSADKALGSPAGRRQFLRGTYDAESGTVSPVGGSGSHLIAALAHADSLMVVPEEVTSVEPGTELEVILLG encoded by the coding sequence TTGAGCAGTTCCGCACCGCAGCATCCACGCCTGGCGGGCGGCCACCGTTTGTGGTCCGTGGACGAGCACCTCGCGGACGTCCTCTCGGCCGTCCGGCCGTTGGAGCCCATCGAGCTCCAACTGCTGGACGCCCAGGGCTGTGTCCTGGTCGAGGACGTGACCGTGCCCGTCGCCCTCCCGCCCTTCGACAACAGCTCCATGGACGGCTACGCCGTCCGAACGGCCGACGTCCAGGGTGCGAGCGAGGAGTTTCCCGCGGTGCTCACCGTCGTCGGGGACGTCGCGGCGGGCAGCGGTGAGCTGCCCACCGTCGGCCCCGGCGAGGCTGCTCGGATCATGACCGGTGCCCCGCTGCCGCCCGGCGCGGAAGCCGTCGTACCGGTCGAGTGGACCGACGGCGGTACGGGCGGCGGCGCGGCCGCCGGGATGACCCCCGCCAGCGCCGCCCCGGAGCACGCGGGCGGCGAGGTGCGGGTGCACCGTGCCGCCGAGGCGCGGGCGCACGTCCGCGCGCGAGGCAGCGACGTTCAGGCCGGTGACCTGGCCCTCGCGGCCGGCACCGTCCTCGGGCCGCCGCAGATCGCCCTGCTGGCCGCCATCGGGCGCGGCACCGTGCGGGTGCGGCCGCGCCCCCGCGTGGTGGTCCTGTCCACCGGCAGCGAGTTGGTCCAGCCCGGCGAGGCGCTCACGTCGGGCACCATCTACGACTCCAACAGCTTCGCGCTGGCCGCGGCCGCGCGGGACGCCGGCGCCATCGCCTACCGGGTCGGCGCCGTCGCGGACGACGCCGACACCCTGCGCGCCACCATCGAGGACCAGCTGATCCGGGCCGACCTGCTGGTCACCACGGGCGGGGTCAGCGTCGGGGCGTACGACGTCGTCAAGGAGGCGCTGTCCTCGGTCGGGGACTTCGCCGAGGGCGCGGACGGCGGGGCCGCCCGCGGGGCTGACGGCGGCCGGATGGACTTCCGCAAGCTCGCCATGCAGCCCGGCAAGCCGCAGGGCTTCGGCACGATCGGCCCGGACCACACCCCGCTGCTGGCGCTCCCCGGCAACCCGGTGTCCTCCTACGTCTCCTTCGAGCTGTTCGTGCGCCCCGTGATCCGCACCCTCATGGGGCTGCCGGAGTCCGAGGTCCGGCGGCCCAGCGTGCGCGCGGTGCTGAGCGCCGACAAGGCGCTCGGCTCCCCGGCCGGCCGCCGCCAGTTCCTGCGCGGCACGTACGACGCCGAGAGCGGCACGGTCAGCCCGGTCGGCGGATCGGGCTCCCACCTGATCGCCGCGCTGGCGCACGCCGACTCCCTGATGGTCGTACCGGAGGAGGTCACCTCGGTGGAGCCGGGGACCGAGCTGGAAGTGATCCTGCTCGGCTGA
- the moaC gene encoding cyclic pyranopterin monophosphate synthase MoaC, with product MSTESRLTHIDEAGAARMVDVSGKDVTTRTARASGRVLVAPRVIELLRGEGVPKGDALATARIAGIMGAKKTPDLIPLCHPLAVSGVKVDLRVADDAVEILATVKTTDRTGVEMEALTAVAVAGLTVIDMVKAVDKGAVITDVRVEEKTGGKSGDWARS from the coding sequence ATGAGTACCGAAAGCAGGCTCACCCACATCGACGAGGCCGGCGCGGCCCGGATGGTCGACGTGTCCGGGAAGGACGTCACCACCCGGACGGCACGGGCCAGCGGACGCGTACTCGTCGCCCCGCGGGTGATCGAGCTGCTGCGCGGCGAGGGCGTCCCCAAGGGCGATGCCCTCGCCACCGCGCGCATCGCCGGGATCATGGGGGCGAAGAAGACCCCCGACCTGATCCCGCTGTGCCACCCGCTGGCCGTCTCGGGCGTGAAGGTGGACCTGCGGGTCGCCGACGACGCGGTCGAGATCCTCGCCACCGTGAAGACGACCGACCGCACCGGCGTCGAGATGGAGGCGCTGACCGCGGTCGCGGTCGCCGGCCTCACCGTGATCGACATGGTGAAGGCGGTCGACAAGGGCGCGGTCATCACGGACGTCCGGGTGGAGGAGAAGACCGGCGGCAAGTCCGGCGACTGGGCGCGCTCGTGA
- a CDS encoding MogA/MoaB family molybdenum cofactor biosynthesis protein: protein MNAPRGAEVHGHGATAGATGAAQPLGRALVVTASNRASQGVYADKGGPLLAEALEELGFAVDGPRVVPDGDPVEQALREGVAAGYDVILTTGGTGISPTDRTPDATARVLDYEIPGIPQAIRAEGLAKVPTAALSRGLAGVAGRTLIVNLPGSTGGVRDGLAVLSRVLPHAVDQMRGGDHPRPAPPSGSPS, encoded by the coding sequence GTGAACGCCCCGCGCGGCGCCGAGGTCCACGGCCACGGCGCCACCGCCGGGGCGACGGGCGCCGCGCAGCCACTGGGCCGGGCCCTGGTCGTCACGGCGTCGAACCGCGCCTCGCAGGGCGTGTACGCGGACAAGGGCGGGCCGTTGCTGGCCGAGGCGCTGGAGGAGCTCGGCTTCGCGGTGGACGGTCCGCGGGTCGTCCCGGACGGCGATCCCGTGGAGCAGGCGCTGCGCGAGGGCGTGGCCGCCGGGTACGACGTCATCCTGACCACCGGCGGAACCGGGATCTCGCCGACCGACCGCACCCCGGATGCCACCGCGCGGGTGCTGGACTACGAGATCCCCGGCATCCCGCAGGCCATCCGCGCCGAAGGGCTGGCGAAGGTGCCGACCGCGGCCCTGTCCCGGGGCCTGGCGGGCGTGGCCGGGCGCACCCTCATCGTCAACCTCCCCGGCTCGACGGGCGGGGTGCGCGACGGCCTCGCCGTCCTGTCCCGCGTCCTGCCGCACGCGGTGGACCAGATGCGGGGCGGCGACCACCCCAGACCGGCACCACCCTCCGGGAGCCCGAGCTGA
- a CDS encoding GNAT family N-acetyltransferase, whose product MVLSDGDVTLRPIKLRDQKAWREVNRRNRDWLRPWEATIPPPAPWGPVVQRPTYRQMVRHLRAEANAGRMLPFVIEYQGRLVGQLTVAGITWGSMCAGHIGYWVDREVAGRGVMPTAVALAVDHCFRKVGLHRIEVCIRPENVPSRRVVEKLGLREEGLRPRYLHIDGAWRDHLVYAVTAEEVPEGLLRRWNRARHSQSPPK is encoded by the coding sequence GTGGTCCTGTCGGACGGCGACGTCACCCTCCGGCCGATAAAGCTGCGGGACCAGAAGGCCTGGCGCGAGGTCAACCGGCGCAACCGCGACTGGCTCCGGCCGTGGGAGGCCACGATCCCGCCGCCCGCACCGTGGGGGCCGGTGGTCCAGCGGCCCACGTACCGCCAGATGGTCCGCCATCTGCGGGCGGAGGCGAACGCGGGCCGGATGCTGCCCTTCGTCATCGAGTACCAGGGTCGGCTGGTGGGCCAGCTGACGGTCGCCGGGATCACCTGGGGCTCGATGTGCGCGGGCCACATCGGTTATTGGGTGGACCGCGAGGTGGCGGGCCGCGGCGTGATGCCGACGGCGGTCGCACTGGCGGTGGACCACTGCTTCAGGAAGGTCGGCCTGCACCGGATCGAGGTGTGCATCCGCCCCGAGAACGTTCCGAGCCGGCGGGTCGTGGAGAAGCTGGGCCTGCGCGAGGAGGGGCTGCGGCCGCGCTATCTGCACATCGACGGGGCCTGGCGCGACCACCTCGTCTACGCGGTGACGGCGGAGGAGGTTCCGGAGGGGCTGCTGCGCCGCTGGAACCGTGCGCGCCACTCCCAGTCCCCACCGAAATAG
- the sepX gene encoding divisome protein SepX/GlpR, producing the protein MSSSGLIYAVIVGAWAAYLVPMWLRRQDELNEARPTERFSTAIRLLSGRAGMERRYAKGLRERGDEQAEPQPHADPDAATETVDSVDADARAFGVSPTRAESRPAIAEREQRAERARREQRLQVLARRRRTTALLFLIFTLGAVVAAVGGLHYLWAPAVPALLLSAYIVHLRVQERRRYEFTMDRRRAEAAARQLRENRPSRREPEAAAGTEPDPAPPVSPQEAGRRALVEQTDHAEWVDQQRERERGPARGDSWEPVPVPLPTYVTAPVAPRATGPAAPDAWSATRSSTAEPTEPRLRAQPAAPKPDPTPQTAPRPRGQGKGRTPLFDQYEGEDRPRAANE; encoded by the coding sequence GTGAGCAGCAGCGGCCTCATCTACGCAGTCATTGTCGGGGCCTGGGCCGCCTACTTGGTGCCCATGTGGCTCCGGAGGCAGGACGAGCTGAACGAAGCCCGTCCGACGGAACGCTTCTCCACTGCCATTCGGCTGCTTTCCGGCCGGGCGGGAATGGAGCGCCGTTACGCCAAGGGGCTGCGTGAGCGCGGTGACGAGCAGGCGGAGCCCCAGCCCCACGCGGACCCGGACGCCGCGACGGAAACAGTCGATTCCGTCGACGCCGACGCCCGGGCCTTCGGCGTGTCCCCGACCAGGGCGGAGTCGAGGCCGGCCATTGCCGAACGGGAGCAGCGCGCGGAGCGGGCCCGGCGCGAACAGCGCCTCCAGGTCCTCGCGCGCCGCCGGCGCACCACCGCACTCCTCTTCCTGATCTTCACCCTCGGTGCCGTCGTCGCCGCCGTGGGCGGGCTGCACTACCTGTGGGCCCCCGCCGTTCCCGCCCTGCTGCTGAGCGCGTACATCGTGCACCTGCGGGTCCAGGAGCGCCGGCGCTACGAGTTCACCATGGACCGGCGGCGCGCCGAGGCGGCCGCGCGGCAGCTGCGGGAGAACCGCCCGAGTCGCCGCGAGCCCGAGGCCGCGGCGGGCACCGAACCGGACCCTGCGCCACCGGTTTCCCCGCAGGAGGCCGGACGGCGCGCACTGGTCGAGCAGACCGACCACGCCGAGTGGGTGGACCAGCAGCGCGAGCGCGAACGCGGCCCCGCCCGAGGTGACAGCTGGGAGCCGGTCCCGGTCCCGCTGCCGACGTACGTGACCGCCCCGGTGGCCCCCCGCGCCACGGGCCCGGCGGCACCGGACGCCTGGAGCGCGACCCGCTCCAGCACGGCCGAGCCGACGGAACCCCGCCTGCGGGCCCAGCCCGCGGCCCCCAAGCCGGACCCGACGCCCCAGACCGCCCCGCGCCCGCGCGGCCAGGGAAAGGGCCGCACCCCGCTGTTCGACCAGTACGAGGGCGAAGACCGCCCGCGCGCCGCGAACGAGTGA
- a CDS encoding CoA transferase: MRNTTAERPRPGRRSAGRPSSSGGCATAAPATWRKGRSRWPNSRARSSGRAGSPRPSGPGAGRRGFDSLVQAGYGIAAVCAGPDGAPGALPAQALDHGTGYLVAAGVLRALAEGGGRGLRFSLAGTGAWLVRGLSRAGAGGGAGAGASGYAAEPWLRETGSGYGLLRHAASAFGEWGAGPSRWGTDRAVWLPR; encoded by the coding sequence GTGAGGAACACGACGGCGGAACGGCCCAGGCCTGGGAGGCGCTCGGCGGGGCGCCCGAGCTCGTCGGGCGGGTGCGCTACCGCGGCGCCGGCGACCTGGCGGAAGGGCCGCTCCCGGTGGCCGAACTCGCGCGCGCGATCGTCGGGGCGTGCGGGCTCGCCGCGGCCGAGCGGGCCGGGGGCGGGGCGGCGGGGGTTCGACTCGCTGGTGCAGGCGGGGTACGGGATCGCCGCGGTGTGTGCCGGGCCGGACGGGGCCCCCGGTGCGCTGCCGGCGCAGGCGCTGGACCACGGGACGGGGTACCTGGTGGCGGCCGGCGTGCTGCGGGCCCTGGCGGAGGGGGGTGGGCGGGGGCTGCGGTTCTCCCTCGCCGGGACGGGGGCGTGGCTGGTGCGGGGGCTCTCCCGAGCGGGGGCGGGTGGGGGTGCGGGTGCGGGGGCCTCGGGGTATGCGGCGGAGCCGTGGCTGCGGGAGACCGGGTCGGGGTACGGGCTGCTGCGGCACGCCGCCAGTGCCTTCGGGGAGTGGGGGGCGGGGCCGTCCCGGTGGGGGACGGACCGGGCCGTCTGGCTCCCGCGGTAG
- a CDS encoding GNAT family N-acetyltransferase, translating to MSHRIDLRTVPYDHPDAVKLNDQVQLEYQERYDGEGDATFLDPAMFVPPRGLYLLAYDATGTAVASGGWRSQDENDEGYADGDAELKRMYVVPEARGLGLARRILAVLEADARAAGRHRMVLETGDQQPEAIALYLSSGYALSAKFGHYRFYDSSRCMTKPLTDA from the coding sequence ATGTCTCACCGGATAGACCTCCGCACCGTGCCGTACGACCACCCGGACGCGGTCAAACTCAATGACCAGGTCCAGCTGGAGTACCAGGAGCGGTACGACGGTGAGGGCGACGCCACCTTCCTCGACCCGGCGATGTTCGTCCCGCCGCGCGGCCTGTACCTGCTGGCGTACGACGCCACGGGCACCGCGGTGGCGAGCGGCGGCTGGCGCTCCCAGGACGAGAACGACGAGGGCTACGCGGACGGCGACGCGGAGCTCAAGCGCATGTACGTCGTCCCGGAGGCCCGGGGGCTCGGCCTCGCGCGCCGCATCCTGGCGGTCCTGGAGGCGGACGCCCGCGCGGCGGGCCGCCACCGCATGGTCCTCGAAACGGGCGACCAGCAGCCGGAGGCGATAGCCCTGTACCTCTCCTCGGGCTACGCCCTGTCCGCGAAGTTCGGCCACTACCGCTTCTACGACTCCAGCCGCTGCATGACGAAGCCCCTGACCGACGCCTGA
- a CDS encoding exodeoxyribonuclease III — MLTVTSVNVNGIRAAAKKGFGAWLEGSDADVVCLQEVRAEEGQIPADVRTPAGWHTVFAPAAAKGRAGVALYTRRAPERVQVGFGSEEFDTAGRYLEIDLPGVTVASLYLPSGEAGTEKQDEKYRFMDEFLTYLAALKVRAAADGREVVVCGDWNICHQEADLKNWKTNRKNAGFLPEEREWLGKVYSDAGYVDVVRELHPDTEGPYSWWSYRGRAFDNDAGWRIDLQVATPGLAAKAVKAFVERAETHPERWSDHAPVTVVYELGV, encoded by the coding sequence ATGCTCACAGTGACCTCCGTGAATGTGAATGGGATCCGCGCCGCCGCCAAGAAGGGCTTCGGGGCGTGGCTCGAGGGATCCGACGCCGATGTGGTCTGCCTGCAGGAGGTACGGGCCGAGGAGGGGCAGATCCCGGCGGACGTCCGGACCCCCGCGGGCTGGCACACCGTGTTCGCGCCGGCCGCCGCCAAGGGACGGGCCGGGGTCGCGCTCTACACGCGGCGGGCGCCCGAGCGCGTGCAGGTCGGGTTCGGCAGTGAGGAATTCGACACCGCCGGACGGTACCTGGAGATCGACCTCCCGGGGGTGACCGTGGCCAGCCTCTACCTGCCCTCGGGCGAAGCCGGGACGGAGAAGCAGGACGAGAAGTACCGGTTCATGGACGAGTTCCTGACGTACCTGGCGGCGCTGAAGGTGCGGGCCGCCGCCGACGGCCGCGAGGTCGTGGTGTGCGGTGACTGGAACATCTGCCACCAGGAGGCCGACCTCAAGAACTGGAAGACGAACCGCAAGAACGCCGGCTTCCTCCCCGAGGAGCGGGAGTGGCTCGGCAAGGTGTACTCGGACGCGGGCTACGTCGACGTGGTGCGGGAACTGCACCCGGACACCGAGGGGCCGTATTCCTGGTGGTCCTACCGCGGGCGGGCCTTCGACAACGACGCCGGCTGGCGGATCGACCTCCAGGTGGCCACCCCGGGGCTGGCGGCGAAGGCCGTGAAGGCCTTCGTGGAGCGGGCCGAGACGCACCCCGAGCGCTGGTCCGACCACGCGCCCGTGACCGTGGTCTACGAGCTGGGCGTCTGA
- a CDS encoding MerR family transcriptional regulator, with product MAKEETRAKTVREYRTEELAEAAGIPVRTLRFYRERKLLPPPRREGRIAWYDDHHLARLRTIAALLERGHTLGGIAELTAAFESGRDVGQLGELLGIGWSEETPVRLTPEALADYFEGEVTPENLAASLDLGYVAVDGDAIVHVSRRLLDVSSALVREGVPLAAVLETGRRVREHADAMALLFTELISAHMSPDALTRLRPLAKSVVEAELTMAMDRLLASGGAVADTAADTDSDSGQTPSS from the coding sequence GTGGCGAAGGAAGAGACGCGAGCGAAGACGGTGCGCGAGTACCGCACGGAGGAACTGGCCGAAGCGGCCGGCATCCCGGTCCGCACCCTGCGCTTCTACCGCGAGCGCAAACTGCTCCCACCGCCCCGCCGCGAGGGGCGGATCGCCTGGTACGACGACCACCACCTGGCCCGGCTGCGCACCATCGCCGCCCTCCTGGAACGCGGCCACACCCTCGGCGGCATCGCCGAGCTGACCGCCGCCTTCGAGAGCGGCCGCGACGTCGGCCAGCTCGGGGAGCTGCTCGGCATCGGCTGGTCCGAGGAGACTCCGGTCCGGCTCACCCCGGAGGCGCTGGCCGACTACTTCGAGGGCGAGGTCACCCCGGAGAACCTGGCGGCCTCCCTGGACCTCGGCTACGTCGCCGTCGACGGCGACGCGATCGTGCACGTCAGCCGCCGCCTCCTGGACGTCTCCTCGGCCCTCGTCCGCGAGGGCGTCCCGCTGGCCGCCGTCCTGGAGACCGGCCGCCGCGTCCGCGAGCACGCGGACGCGATGGCCCTGCTCTTCACCGAGCTGATATCGGCCCACATGTCACCGGACGCGCTCACCCGGCTGCGCCCGCTGGCGAAGAGCGTGGTCGAGGCCGAGCTGACGATGGCGATGGACCGCCTGCTGGCCTCGGGCGGCGCCGTTGCCGACACCGCCGCCGATACCGACTCCGACTCAGGTCAGACGCCCAGCTCGTAG
- a CDS encoding flavin-containing monooxygenase, which produces MGGTSGTGGREHVRVAVIGSGFGGLGAAVRLRREGITDFVVLERADSVGGTWRDNSYPGCACDVPSHLYSFSFAPNPDWPRTFSGQPAIRAYLEHVADTFGLRPHIRLDSEVRMMRWDAEELRWEIETSAGELTADVVVSATGPLSDPKVPEVPGLAEFPGKVFHSARWDHDYDLRGKRVAMIGTGASAIQIVPAIAPEVERLTLFQRTPPWVMPRTDRSITAVERWLHRQLPFTRAARRGLLWGIRELQVSAFTKRPNQLGLIESLAKANMARSIKDPALRAKLTPSYRIGCKRILLSSEYYPALARPDVDVVASGLKEIRGSVLVAADGTETEVDAIIFGTGFHVTDMPIADRVVGAEGQTLADAWKDGMQALRGATAAGFPNWMTIIGPNTGLGNSSMILMIESQLNYMTDYLRQLGMLGGKVALGARPSAVNRWNRQVQARMERTVWNTGGCTSWYLDAQGRNTTVWPGTTGEFRRETRNVDLAEYEVLRVAERERVPVAVSAAVGPKPGRSRGGSAGSGAAPLPGALPPDPRASNAGGAGVDAAEGVA; this is translated from the coding sequence ATGGGTGGCACGAGCGGCACGGGCGGGCGCGAGCACGTACGGGTGGCGGTGATCGGGTCCGGATTCGGCGGGCTCGGCGCGGCCGTACGGCTGCGGCGCGAAGGGATCACGGACTTCGTCGTACTGGAACGGGCCGACTCGGTCGGCGGCACCTGGCGCGACAACAGTTACCCCGGGTGTGCGTGCGACGTGCCCTCCCACCTCTATTCGTTCTCCTTCGCCCCCAACCCCGACTGGCCGCGGACCTTCTCCGGGCAGCCGGCCATCCGCGCCTACCTGGAGCACGTCGCCGACACCTTCGGACTGCGCCCGCACATCCGGCTCGACTCCGAGGTGCGGATGATGCGCTGGGACGCCGAGGAGTTGCGTTGGGAGATCGAGACCTCGGCCGGGGAGCTGACCGCCGACGTCGTCGTCTCCGCGACCGGGCCGCTGTCCGACCCGAAGGTGCCGGAGGTTCCCGGGCTCGCCGAGTTCCCCGGCAAGGTCTTCCACTCCGCCCGCTGGGACCATGACTACGACCTGCGCGGCAAGCGCGTCGCCATGATCGGTACCGGCGCCTCCGCCATCCAGATCGTGCCGGCCATCGCCCCCGAGGTGGAGCGCCTCACCCTCTTCCAGCGGACCCCGCCGTGGGTCATGCCCCGTACCGACCGGTCCATCACCGCCGTGGAGCGCTGGCTCCACCGCCAGCTGCCCTTCACCCGGGCGGCGCGCCGCGGACTGCTGTGGGGGATCCGGGAACTCCAGGTCAGCGCCTTCACCAAGCGCCCGAACCAGCTCGGCCTCATCGAGTCCCTGGCCAAGGCCAACATGGCGCGCTCGATCAAGGACCCGGCCCTGCGCGCGAAGCTGACGCCCTCCTACCGGATCGGCTGCAAGCGGATCCTGCTCTCCAGCGAGTACTACCCGGCCCTGGCCCGGCCCGATGTGGACGTGGTGGCCTCCGGGCTCAAGGAGATCCGCGGCTCGGTGCTGGTCGCCGCCGACGGGACCGAGACCGAGGTCGACGCGATTATTTTCGGCACCGGCTTCCACGTCACGGACATGCCGATCGCGGACCGGGTGGTGGGCGCGGAGGGCCAGACCCTCGCGGACGCCTGGAAGGACGGGATGCAGGCGCTGCGCGGGGCCACCGCCGCGGGCTTCCCCAACTGGATGACGATCATCGGGCCGAACACCGGGCTCGGGAACAGCTCGATGATCCTGATGATCGAGTCGCAGCTCAACTACATGACCGACTACCTGCGGCAGCTCGGCATGTTGGGCGGGAAGGTGGCACTCGGCGCCCGACCCTCCGCAGTGAACCGCTGGAACCGGCAGGTGCAGGCCCGGATGGAGCGGACGGTGTGGAACACCGGCGGCTGCACCAGCTGGTACCTGGACGCGCAGGGCCGCAACACGACGGTCTGGCCCGGTACGACCGGCGAGTTCCGCAGGGAGACGCGGAACGTCGATCTGGCGGAGTACGAGGTCCTGCGGGTTGCGGAGCGCGAGCGGGTCCCAGTGGCCGTCTCGGCTGCCGTTGGGCCGAAGCCGGGTCGCTCCCGCGGGGGCTCCGCGGGGTCCGGTGCGGCGCCGTTGCCGGGGGCGCTGCCCCCGGACCCCCGCGCCTCAAACGCCGGCGGGGCTGGAGTTGACGCGGCGGAGGGCGTCGCGTGA
- a CDS encoding alpha/beta fold hydrolase: MSRPRHVVSGVYAPPAARRELVAVSADGARLHVEVHGDEDAPAVVLAHGWTCSTAFWAAQTRALAATHRVIAYDQRGHGRSPAVRAAGHSTTALADDLVAVLEAALAPGERAVVAGHSMGGMTVMAAAGRPEFAERAAAVLLCSTGSSRLVAEALVLPVRAGRVRTRVTGAVLGSRAPLGPVTPVARKVLKYATMGPGSAPDKVEACARIVHACPTGVRHAWSRVLAGLDLDADVARLTVPTAVIGGTADRLTPIVHARGLVAALPNCVGLTELTGMGHMTPVEAPEAVTAALRELADLYLDTTAKEKTP, translated from the coding sequence GTGAGTCGGCCGAGGCACGTCGTCTCCGGGGTCTACGCCCCGCCCGCCGCTCGGCGCGAGCTCGTCGCCGTCTCCGCGGACGGGGCCCGCCTGCACGTCGAGGTCCACGGGGACGAGGACGCACCGGCCGTGGTGCTGGCCCACGGTTGGACCTGTTCCACCGCCTTCTGGGCCGCTCAGACCAGGGCCCTGGCCGCCACCCACCGGGTCATCGCCTACGATCAGCGCGGGCACGGGCGCAGCCCCGCCGTCCGAGCGGCGGGCCACAGCACCACCGCCCTCGCCGACGACCTGGTGGCCGTCCTGGAGGCCGCCCTCGCCCCCGGCGAGCGGGCGGTCGTCGCCGGGCATTCGATGGGCGGCATGACGGTCATGGCGGCCGCGGGTCGGCCGGAGTTCGCCGAGCGGGCCGCCGCCGTGCTGCTGTGCAGCACCGGCAGCTCGCGGCTGGTCGCCGAGGCGCTGGTCCTGCCGGTGCGCGCCGGGCGCGTCCGCACCCGTGTCACCGGTGCGGTCCTCGGCTCCCGCGCTCCCCTCGGGCCGGTCACGCCGGTCGCCCGGAAGGTCCTCAAGTACGCCACCATGGGCCCCGGATCCGCGCCGGACAAGGTCGAGGCGTGCGCCCGTATCGTCCACGCCTGTCCCACCGGGGTGCGGCACGCGTGGTCCCGGGTGCTGGCCGGCCTGGACCTCGACGCCGACGTGGCCCGCCTCACGGTGCCCACCGCCGTCATCGGCGGCACCGCCGACCGGCTCACCCCGATCGTGCACGCCCGCGGGCTCGTCGCCGCGCTGCCGAACTGCGTGGGCCTGACCGAGCTCACCGGGATGGGGCACATGACCCCGGTCGAGGCCCCCGAGGCCGTCACCGCCGCCCTGCGCGAGCTCGCCGATCTGTATCTCGACACCACCGCGAAGGAGAAGACGCCGTGA
- a CDS encoding SDR family oxidoreductase, whose product MSARRSLEGQVAVVTGAARGVGELLARKLSARGAKVALVGLEPEALKEVSERLHTDSDHWYADVTDHEAMSRVAEEVKQRFGKVDVVVANAGVAAGGPFADSDPDAWRRVIEVNLIGGAVTARAFLPVLTESRGYFLQIASLAAITPAPMMTAYCASKSGVEAFAHCLRAEVGYKGVKVGVGYLSWTDTDMVRGADQDEVMRELRQRLPWPANRTYPLGPAVDRIVAGIERRSPHVYAQWWLRGMQGVRGYLPGMIATVGQRDMKRFGPRLSGVSKGLVGAGGAADERERTQSR is encoded by the coding sequence GTGAGCGCTCGCAGGAGTCTGGAAGGCCAGGTCGCCGTCGTCACCGGCGCCGCCCGGGGGGTGGGCGAGCTGCTGGCGCGCAAGTTGTCGGCCCGCGGTGCGAAGGTCGCCCTCGTCGGCCTGGAGCCGGAGGCCCTCAAAGAGGTGTCCGAGCGACTGCACACCGACAGCGACCACTGGTACGCCGACGTCACCGACCACGAGGCCATGTCCCGGGTGGCCGAGGAGGTCAAGCAGCGCTTCGGCAAGGTGGACGTCGTCGTCGCCAACGCGGGCGTGGCCGCCGGCGGGCCGTTCGCCGACTCGGATCCGGACGCCTGGCGCCGGGTGATCGAGGTGAACCTGATCGGCGGGGCCGTCACCGCCCGCGCCTTCCTGCCCGTACTGACGGAGAGCCGCGGCTACTTCCTCCAGATCGCCTCGCTCGCCGCGATCACCCCGGCGCCGATGATGACCGCCTACTGCGCCTCCAAGTCCGGGGTCGAGGCCTTCGCGCACTGCCTGCGCGCGGAAGTCGGCTACAAGGGGGTCAAGGTCGGCGTCGGTTACCTCTCCTGGACCGACACCGACATGGTGCGCGGCGCCGATCAGGACGAGGTCATGCGGGAGTTGCGCCAGCGGCTGCCGTGGCCGGCGAACCGCACGTACCCGCTCGGGCCGGCCGTGGACCGGATCGTCGCGGGCATCGAGCGGCGCTCGCCGCACGTGTACGCCCAGTGGTGGCTGCGCGGCATGCAGGGGGTGCGCGGCTACCTACCGGGGATGATCGCGACAGTCGGGCAACGTGACATGAAGCGCTTCGGGCCGCGCCTGAGCGGGGTGTCCAAGGGGCTCGTCGGGGCCGGCGGGGCGGCGGACGAGAGGGAGCGCACACAGAGTCGCTGA